A region of Fusarium keratoplasticum isolate Fu6.1 chromosome 6, whole genome shotgun sequence DNA encodes the following proteins:
- a CDS encoding Aminotran-1-2 domain-containing protein — protein MPRRLNIFSSSSSMSQPVKPGERRPSTSKGNRITNFFSSSPKSTAAQQALAAAQQQQANATGISSSPGLPTISLSTASPGDPNSIDASTTTLFQPQTAEEIERQKRADAQFGPLLHPNHRYTSMSHGEPLEAPVEDEPPYYFILTTYISYLILILLGHIRDFFGKRFGNPKHYRALKASNGYAALNDDFDNFYVRRLKMRLDDCFARPTTGVPGRFITLMDRKSDDFNRTYQYTGTYTETLNMSSYNYLGFAQSEGPCADAVEECVKRYGISFCSPRGAAGTSDLALEVEREVAEFVGKPAAMVFSMGYVTNASSFPALVSKGSLIISDELNHASIRIGARLSGAMIQSFKHNDMADLERVVREAISQGQPRTHRPWKKILVVVEGLYSMEGTMCDLPGILALKNKYKFYLFVDEAHSVGALGPRGRGVCDYFGIDPSEVDILMGTLTKSFGANGGYVAADKHIIDKLKSTNAATQFGETPAPCVLMQILASLKLITGELCPGQGEERLQRIAFNSRYLRLGLKRLGLIVYGHDDSPIIPVMLYHPAKLPAFSHEMLRRKISVVVVGYPATPLISSRARFCVSAAHNKEDLDRLLAACDEVGDILQIKFSTGVAGGLEPLPEGVSPEDEREWRRENRIPLNAPRWKLDDVIQHGVEDTKVALR, from the coding sequence ATGCCCCGTCGGCTGAACAtcttctcatcttcatcctccatgTCTCAACCCGTCAAGCCGGGCGAGAGGCGCCCTTCTACCTCCAAGGGCAACCGCATCACCAACTTCTTTTCTTCCAGCCCCAAGTCGACTGCCGCCCAGCAGGCGTTGGCCGctgctcagcagcagcaggccaATGCCACTGGCATCTCGTCTTCTCCCGGTCTGCCcaccatctctctctctacCGCCAGCCCCGGTGACCCAAACAGCATCGATGCCTCGACCACGACTCTCTTTCAGCCCCAAACGGCCGAGGAGATCGAGCGCCAGAAGCGTGCCGACGCTCAGTTCGGTCCTCTCCTTCACCCCAACCATCGATACACGAGCATGTCCCACGGAGAGCCTCTCGAAGCCCCTGTTGAGGATGAGCCTCCCTACTACTTCATTCTCACCACCTACATCAGCTACCTCATCCTGATTCTCCTTGGTCACATCCGTGATTTCTTCGGCAAGCGTTTTGGCAACCCCAAGCATTACCGtgccctcaaggcctccAATGGGTATGCCGCGCTCAACGACGATTTTGATAACTTTTACGTCCGGCGTCTGAAGATGCGTCTGGATGACTGCTTCGCTCGCCCTACCACTGGTGTTCCCGGACGCTTCATCACCCTTATGGACCGCAAGTCCGACGACTTCAACCGCACATATCAGTACACTGGCACTTACACTGAGACTCTCAACATGAGTTCCTACAACTACCTTGGTTTCGCTCAATCCGAGGGTCCCTGCGCCGACGCCGTTGAGGAGTGTGTCAAGCGATACGGCATCAGCTTCTGCAGCCCCCGTGGCGCTGCTGGTACATCTGATCTtgctctcgaggtcgagcGTGAAGTCGCCGAGTTCGTTGGCAAGCCCGCTGCTATGGTCTTCTCAATGGGTTACGTCACAAACGCCAGCTCTTTCCCCGCCCTCGTCTCCAAGGGCTCCCTGATCATCTCGGACGAACTTAACCACGCCTCTATCCGCATCGGTGCCCGCCTTTCTGGCGCCATGATCCAGTCTTTCAAGCACAATGACATGGCAGACCTTGAGCGTGTTGTCCGTGAGGCTATTTCTCAGGGCCAGCCCCGTACTCACCGCCCCTGGAAGAAGATCCTGGTCGTTGTCGAGGGTCTCTACTCTATGGAGGGTACCATGTGCGATCTTCCCGGCATTCTTGCTCTCAAGAACAAGTACAAGTTCTATCTGttcgtcgacgaggcccaCTCGGTTGGCGCTCTTGGACCCCGTGGACGCGGTGTGTGTGACTACTTTGGCATTGACCCCTCTGAAGTGGATATTCTCATGGGAACCCTGACCAAGTCCTTTGGCGCCAACGGCGGTTATGTGGCAGCTGATAAGCACATCattgacaagctcaagagcaCCAACGCGGCTACTCAATTTGGCGAGACCCCCGCTCCTTGTGTCCTCATGCAGATTCTGGCTTCGCTCAAGCTCATCACTGGCGAGCTCTGCCCTGGTCAAGGTGAGGAGCGCCTTCAGCGTATCGCTTTCAACTCCCGGTACCTGCGCCTCGGACTCAAGCGTCTTGGTCTCATCGTCTATGGTCATGATGACTCTCCCATTATCCCTGTTATGCTCTACCACCCTGCCAAGCTTCCCGCCTTCAGCCACGAGATGCTTCGACGCAAGATCTCGGTCGTCGTTGTCGGATATCCTGCGACTCCACTCATCAGCTCTCGCGCTCGATTCTGTGTTTCTGCCGCCCACAACAAGGAGGATCTGGACCGTCTCCTGGCGGCTTGCGACGAGGTTGGCGACATCCTGCAAATCAAGTTCTCGACCGGTGTTGCTGGTGGATTGGAGCCTCTCCCCGAAGGCGTCTCTCCCGAGGACGAGCGGGAATGGAGGAGGGAGAACCGAATCCCCCTCAACGCCCCTCGCTGGAAGCTTGACGACGTCATTCAGCACGGTGTGGAGGATACCAAGGTTGCTCTGCGCTAA